In a single window of the Lagenorhynchus albirostris chromosome 19, mLagAlb1.1, whole genome shotgun sequence genome:
- the LOC132510217 gene encoding protein FRG2-like, which translates to MESGTEDLHPHSPSVEHPTDQPPVQQDSMEERGSDVEDKLSQEKGKTFSSQEDSHLNASFSPGSEPETDEENSKENETQDRNSCTTLSDSERGSSPESSRKRKLNSRDGTCERTGASPDERSATLEKKKHKVLDSGHSRKSEEIRDARPRRSQRRRPGHSKRPRSRSPGDQPPPLRKSLLTALRSMSVAIYQNIVNVYNQKGYSPLLWEQLAQLRGPLCTAVLTTYAMANQAAYVFPAEGWLVPTPLSAPWSPARDGGEGPCSKDSLPLP; encoded by the exons ATGGAATCGGGCACTGAAGACCTACACCCGCACAGCCCCTCTGTGGAACACCCCACTGACCAGCCTCCCGTCCAGCAGGACTCCATGGAAGAAAGGGGCTCTGATGTGGAGGACAAACTATCCCAAGAAAAAGGCAAGACATTCTCTTCCCA GGAGGACAGTCATCTCAATGCCTCTTTTTCTCCAGGGTCAGAGCCCGAGACAGATGAGGAGAATTCAAAGGAAAACGAGACACAGGACAGAAACAGCTGCACTACTCTGTCAG ATTCAGAACGCGGCTCCAGTCCGGAGAGCTCCAGGAAGAGGAAGCTCAATTCCAGGGACGGCACCTGCGAGAGAACAG GGGCCTCTCCAGATGAGCGCAGTGCgactttggaaaagaagaaacacaaggtCCTTGACTCTGGCCACAGCAGGAAGAGTGAAGAAATCCGGGATGCCCGCCCCAGGAGGTCCCAGAGGAGGCGCCCTGGGCACAGCAAGAGGCCCAGATCCAGGTCCCCAGGAGACCAGCCGCCTCCACTTCGGAAAAGCCTCTTGACCGCCCTGCGCTCTATGTCTGTGGCCATTTATCAGAACATAGTTAATGTGTACAATCAGAAGGGCTATTCCCCGCTGCTCTGGGAGCAGCTGGCCCAGCTGCGGGGGCCTCTGTGCACCGCGGTGCTGACCACGTACGCCATGGCCAACCAGGCGGCCTATGTCTTCCCTGCTGAGGGCTGGCTCGTCCCAACCCCACTGTCGGCTCCCTGGAGTCCAGCCAGGGATGGAGGAGAAGGTCCGTGCTCCAAGGACAGTCTACCTCTTCCCTAG